In Bacteroidales bacterium, one DNA window encodes the following:
- a CDS encoding S8 family serine peptidase has product MEKIKIAIVDSGIDLKHPKFKNLEENVVCWNILNQTKSAEDQDLGNGKGHGTGIFSIIYDHLHDNLQDFTFYIVKIFDELGHTSEDYLIKAIEYCIDNKVHIINLSLGIEKKSPSKELHDVCERAYKQGIIIIASASDNAVATYPAYFPFVFGVTGGIISLKKDYGIIENSPIQFIGKGNLQRVADYNSNYAFVAGNSQATAHITGIVSSIKRGNIDWSFHKIEKHLFENGKKDIRVFTNRFMQYVDPKGWIGYRIKPSNEEKIKILEKFFSFKHRFSWMKKIAIYPVSNKEMKAFFYFADLCPFEIVEVYDFPRFGARDKNIEINDTNLEINWDLNENSFNDVDTLVIGHPYDTAIELNTKFADKIINKCVEKKMNFFVFDKLLYLELKNKLKDYPATIYYPNDFTTLMDLTKLLNFDSITIPSLSVVGVTPQSGKFTTQLTIKKVLEKEGYSIGWLSTEPQGELFGADLCLPIGGEINSLTLGSWPYFLSSMISGIEKYKKPDIFLTGHQSGLVQQYKQHFQIDTLNSINFLASAQPDAVVCAINPAYAADQLERVVIILKNLFQLPILFFTLSKRSISPQKMNSESIHLKNEMLDENEWKRLADEISNKYGLPVIDPLDESQNHIIVERITNFFKAND; this is encoded by the coding sequence ATGGAAAAAATTAAGATTGCTATTGTTGATAGCGGAATTGATTTAAAGCATCCTAAGTTTAAAAATTTGGAAGAAAATGTTGTTTGCTGGAATATTTTAAACCAGACAAAAAGTGCAGAAGATCAGGATTTGGGAAATGGCAAAGGACACGGTACTGGAATATTTTCAATTATTTACGATCATTTACATGATAATCTCCAAGATTTTACATTTTATATAGTCAAAATTTTTGATGAACTTGGTCATACTTCAGAAGACTATCTGATAAAGGCAATCGAATACTGCATAGATAATAAAGTACATATCATTAATTTAAGTTTAGGTATTGAAAAAAAATCTCCATCAAAAGAATTGCATGATGTCTGTGAGCGCGCTTACAAACAAGGTATAATCATTATCGCCTCTGCAAGCGATAATGCAGTTGCAACATATCCCGCTTATTTTCCTTTCGTTTTTGGAGTTACAGGAGGAATAATCAGTTTAAAAAAAGATTACGGTATCATAGAAAATAGCCCTATTCAGTTCATTGGTAAAGGCAACTTACAACGAGTTGCTGATTATAACTCAAATTATGCGTTTGTTGCCGGAAATAGCCAAGCTACAGCTCATATTACGGGAATTGTTAGCTCAATAAAAAGGGGAAATATTGATTGGTCCTTTCATAAAATTGAAAAACATTTATTTGAAAACGGCAAAAAGGATATCAGGGTTTTCACCAATCGTTTTATGCAATATGTAGATCCTAAAGGTTGGATTGGTTATAGAATTAAACCATCAAATGAAGAAAAAATAAAAATACTGGAAAAATTCTTTTCTTTTAAGCATAGGTTCTCTTGGATGAAAAAAATAGCCATATATCCAGTAAGTAATAAAGAGATGAAGGCTTTTTTCTATTTTGCGGATCTTTGTCCTTTTGAAATTGTTGAAGTTTATGATTTCCCAAGATTCGGAGCCCGAGATAAAAATATAGAAATTAATGACACCAATTTAGAGATAAATTGGGATTTAAATGAAAACTCTTTTAATGATGTAGATACTTTGGTAATAGGGCATCCGTATGATACGGCTATTGAATTAAATACGAAATTCGCAGATAAGATCATTAATAAGTGCGTTGAAAAAAAGATGAATTTCTTTGTTTTTGATAAACTTCTGTATTTAGAGTTAAAAAACAAGTTAAAAGATTATCCAGCAACAATATATTATCCGAACGACTTTACAACTTTAATGGATTTAACCAAACTATTAAATTTTGATTCAATAACTATACCAAGTTTATCAGTAGTGGGAGTTACCCCTCAGAGCGGGAAATTTACAACTCAATTAACCATTAAGAAAGTTTTAGAAAAAGAAGGATATTCAATAGGTTGGTTATCTACTGAGCCTCAGGGTGAATTGTTTGGAGCAGATCTCTGTTTACCCATTGGAGGAGAAATTAACAGTCTAACTCTTGGTTCTTGGCCCTACTTCTTATCTTCCATGATTTCAGGAATTGAAAAATATAAAAAACCTGATATTTTCCTTACAGGTCATCAATCTGGTTTGGTTCAACAGTATAAACAACATTTCCAGATAGATACTTTAAATTCAATAAATTTTCTTGCATCAGCACAACCGGATGCGGTAGTGTGTGCAATAAATCCTGCGTATGCTGCCGATCAACTTGAACGGGTTGTTATAATATTGAAAAACCTTTTTCAGCTTCCTATTTTATTTTTTACCTTATCCAAAAGGAGTATCTCTCCTCAGAAGATGAATTCGGAAAGTATCCATTTAAAAAATGAGATGTTAGATGAAAATGAATGGAAACGACTAGCTGATGAGATTTCTAACAAATATGGTTTACCCGTCATTGATCCATTAGATGAATCACAAAATCATATCATAGTAGAACGAATAACTAATTTTTTTAAAGCAAATGATTAA
- a CDS encoding radical SAM protein: protein MSNIILTNNCNIKCPFCFATENNYGITKNTKEEFNIIDIWKLTPFLKDKTLKLCGGEPTLNKNIIPIIEGALINGNSVILMTNGLWPQSFKEYIGNLSDFDASKISFLFNILEDKYYTREQLENLNHVFNIINPVNSTFGITIYKKDFEYDYLLNYAEKYSVKSIRVSIAAPNITIGEYELENSYWQIANQLNDFLIAASNRNIKVYKDCNYIPPCFFSKEQLINIKFQLKGNWSFSCVSAPVDINANGEAWRCYGLFSVLRTKIGDFSTEEALKKYFNRRMRLLSINLYAYSECKECPYWQKSCLGGCYAIRIKKVLKEHPNMILFPIDDDNEILNCKPKRNESLVLRENKLNYKVYSEGKVMNQPDENMVSFLKIIDGQITIRELIDKWKENFDNYEETKNEVTKMCRKLFEKDMIDIVYDYKCEIAPLPKKL, encoded by the coding sequence ATGTCCAATATCATTTTAACAAATAATTGTAACATAAAATGCCCATTCTGTTTTGCAACGGAAAATAATTATGGTATAACAAAGAATACTAAAGAAGAATTTAATATAATTGATATTTGGAAATTAACACCTTTTCTTAAAGATAAAACTCTCAAATTGTGTGGCGGAGAGCCTACACTAAATAAGAATATTATACCAATAATTGAAGGCGCATTAATAAATGGCAATAGTGTAATTTTAATGACAAATGGATTGTGGCCTCAATCTTTCAAAGAATACATTGGTAATTTATCAGATTTTGATGCAAGCAAAATCAGCTTTTTGTTTAATATTCTTGAAGATAAATATTATACCAGAGAACAACTCGAAAATTTAAATCATGTATTTAATATTATTAATCCTGTAAACTCAACATTTGGAATAACTATTTACAAAAAGGATTTTGAGTATGATTATCTCCTGAATTACGCAGAAAAATACTCTGTAAAAAGCATCCGAGTTAGTATAGCTGCCCCAAATATAACCATTGGTGAGTATGAACTGGAAAATAGTTATTGGCAAATTGCAAATCAATTGAATGACTTTTTAATTGCGGCTTCCAACAGAAATATTAAAGTTTATAAAGACTGTAATTATATCCCTCCTTGTTTTTTTAGCAAAGAACAATTAATTAACATTAAATTTCAACTCAAGGGTAATTGGAGTTTTTCCTGTGTTTCTGCACCAGTCGATATTAATGCTAATGGCGAAGCTTGGCGGTGTTACGGATTATTTTCAGTTTTAAGAACAAAGATAGGCGACTTTAGTACTGAGGAAGCATTAAAAAAATATTTTAATAGAAGAATGAGACTACTGTCCATTAACCTATATGCTTATTCTGAATGCAAAGAATGTCCTTATTGGCAAAAGAGTTGTTTGGGTGGATGTTATGCTATACGGATTAAAAAAGTATTAAAAGAACATCCCAACATGATTTTATTTCCTATTGATGATGATAATGAAATTCTTAATTGTAAACCCAAAAGAAATGAATCATTAGTGTTACGCGAGAATAAATTAAACTATAAAGTTTATTCCGAGGGGAAAGTTATGAATCAACCTGATGAAAACATGGTTTCTTTTCTTAAAATAATTGATGGGCAAATAACAATAAGAGAATTAATTGATAAGTGGAAAGAAAACTTTGATAATTACGAAGAGACCAAAAATGAAGTCACAAAAATGTGTAGAAAACTTTTTGAAAAAGACATGATTGATATAGTATATGATTATAAATGTGAGATAGCACCTCTTCCAAAAAAACTTTAA
- a CDS encoding SPASM domain-containing protein: protein MKRSIYNIIIENKDYNNWLLFNSRICSLLEIDEHVKKYLEGDFNFQENNYQEAQQLNEEDKTALYESGILVDDDFDELTDVMGLDKKGYDLYENIENYLNLTICPTYGCNMRCSYCYESFYKDSKNYGMMNEEVQQDIINLYTNHCVKNKHKSDNIIADTISWYGGEPLLNLKVINNVQGQINKIQKQFNRKLKRSITTNGILLNSKSLRVLKDNEINDIQVTIDGPPVIHNKRRYYPKDPTKSFDIILNNLAIIDDYFKITIRVNVDKENYKYLDNTLEELVTRKIWPRKNITLYTANIKCHTLNNVNYSMEQNMFAKIKREFRLKKLETYNLLTNGNAKFKLIFPTRKKDGCITAIGKNAYVIGPQGDIYKCWSNVGSEKYSVGNISEIIEGDNFSNKYSFNITSELRNKLGCYSCKILPICSISCPESYIREGTINHDFLCSKWKFILEDTLLFNYNLQKKHPELVAPAKKV from the coding sequence ATGAAAAGAAGTATATATAACATAATTATTGAAAATAAAGATTATAATAATTGGTTATTATTTAACTCCAGAATTTGTTCTCTTCTAGAAATAGATGAACACGTTAAAAAGTATTTAGAAGGTGACTTTAATTTTCAGGAAAATAATTATCAGGAAGCGCAACAGTTAAATGAAGAGGATAAAACTGCTTTATATGAGTCTGGAATTTTAGTTGATGACGATTTTGATGAACTTACAGATGTAATGGGATTAGACAAAAAAGGTTATGATTTATATGAAAACATAGAAAATTATTTAAATTTGACAATATGTCCTACCTACGGTTGTAACATGCGGTGTTCCTATTGTTATGAATCTTTTTATAAAGATTCAAAGAATTATGGGATGATGAATGAAGAGGTGCAGCAAGATATAATTAATCTATATACTAACCATTGTGTCAAGAATAAGCACAAGAGTGATAATATTATCGCAGACACCATTTCATGGTATGGTGGGGAACCTTTATTAAACCTAAAGGTTATAAATAATGTCCAAGGGCAAATAAATAAAATACAAAAACAATTTAACAGAAAGCTAAAAAGATCAATAACGACCAATGGAATTTTGCTGAATTCGAAATCTCTACGTGTGTTAAAAGATAACGAAATTAATGATATTCAGGTTACGATTGACGGACCTCCTGTGATACACAATAAAAGAAGATACTATCCCAAAGATCCAACAAAGTCCTTCGATATCATTCTGAATAACTTAGCAATAATCGATGATTATTTTAAAATAACAATCAGGGTTAATGTAGATAAGGAAAATTATAAATACCTTGATAATACTTTGGAGGAATTGGTTACAAGAAAAATTTGGCCTCGAAAAAACATAACTTTATACACTGCTAATATAAAATGTCATACTTTAAATAATGTGAATTATTCTATGGAGCAAAATATGTTTGCTAAGATAAAACGTGAATTTAGATTGAAAAAACTGGAAACATATAATTTGCTCACAAATGGTAATGCTAAGTTTAAATTAATCTTCCCTACACGCAAAAAAGACGGTTGTATTACTGCAATTGGTAAAAACGCTTATGTAATTGGACCCCAGGGAGATATTTATAAATGCTGGAGCAATGTAGGAAGTGAGAAATATAGCGTTGGAAATATCAGTGAGATAATTGAAGGAGATAATTTTAGTAATAAATATTCTTTCAACATTACTTCTGAATTACGGAATAAACTAGGTTGTTATTCATGTAAAATATTACCGATTTGTTCAATTTCTTGTCCTGAATCCTATATTAGAGAAGGAACAATTAATCACGATTTCTTATGTTCAAAATGGAAATTCATCTTAGAAGATACCCTTCTCTTTAATTACAATTTACAAAAAAAACATCCAGAATTGGTTGCGCCAGCAAAAAAAGTTTAA
- a CDS encoding ATP-binding cassette domain-containing protein: protein MITVSNLGVQFGKRTLFQDVNMKFTPGNCYGIIGANGAGKSTFLKMLYGEVENTRGTVTFGPRERLSVLKQNHFEFDEYTVLDTVLMGHAKLWTIMHEKDALYAKPDFNEEDGHKVSELEGKFEEMDGWNAQSNAASLLSGLGIKEQHHDKLMKELSGKEKVKVLLAQALFGKPDNLLLDEPTNDLDLETVSWLENYLTNFENTVLVVSHDRHFLDSICTHIVDIDFNKVQLFAGNYSFWYESSQLALRQQLAQNKKAEEKKKELQEFIQRFSANVAKSKQTTSRKKMIEKLNIEEIQPSTRKYPGIIFTPEREVGNVILEVENLSKVVEGVTLFKNLNFRLEKDDKIAFLSRDSRAMTALFEILSGHAMPDTGSFNWGQTITYAYLPVDNEEFFKKDITLIDWLAQYSSDTLESFLRGFLGKMLFSGEEIFKKTTVLSGGEKIRCMIAKMMLRNANAMILDSPTNHLDLESIQAFNNTLTNFKGVILMSSHDHEFIETVCNRIIEITPNGMIDKRMDYDDYITNEKVQELRNTMYQ, encoded by the coding sequence ATGATTACAGTTTCGAACCTCGGCGTTCAATTTGGCAAGCGAACACTATTTCAGGATGTCAATATGAAATTCACTCCTGGCAATTGTTATGGAATAATTGGAGCGAATGGTGCCGGGAAATCCACTTTTCTGAAAATGCTTTACGGAGAGGTTGAAAATACAAGGGGTACAGTAACCTTTGGCCCACGCGAAAGATTATCGGTACTAAAGCAGAACCACTTTGAGTTTGACGAATATACAGTTCTTGACACCGTATTGATGGGTCATGCCAAACTTTGGACAATCATGCACGAGAAGGATGCCCTTTACGCAAAGCCTGATTTTAACGAAGAGGACGGACATAAGGTATCGGAACTTGAAGGGAAATTCGAGGAGATGGATGGCTGGAATGCACAGAGTAATGCAGCATCGCTACTTAGCGGGTTAGGAATTAAAGAGCAACATCACGATAAGCTGATGAAGGAGCTCAGCGGAAAAGAGAAGGTAAAGGTTCTTTTAGCACAAGCGCTATTCGGCAAACCCGATAACCTCCTACTCGATGAGCCCACCAACGACCTCGATCTTGAAACTGTTAGCTGGCTTGAGAATTATCTTACAAATTTCGAAAATACCGTTCTTGTTGTTTCGCACGATAGACACTTTTTGGATTCAATCTGCACCCATATTGTCGATATCGATTTTAATAAGGTTCAGCTCTTTGCTGGGAACTATAGCTTTTGGTACGAATCGAGTCAGCTGGCACTACGTCAACAGCTGGCTCAAAACAAAAAGGCTGAGGAGAAGAAGAAGGAACTTCAGGAGTTTATTCAACGCTTTAGCGCAAACGTGGCTAAGTCAAAGCAGACCACAAGCCGCAAGAAGATGATTGAGAAGCTGAATATCGAGGAGATACAGCCATCAACCAGAAAATACCCGGGAATTATATTTACGCCAGAGCGTGAGGTTGGTAATGTAATCCTTGAGGTTGAAAATCTCAGCAAAGTTGTTGAGGGTGTTACTCTTTTCAAGAACCTTAACTTCAGACTTGAGAAGGATGATAAAATAGCCTTCCTATCGCGCGATTCCAGAGCAATGACAGCTCTATTCGAAATTCTTAGCGGTCACGCAATGCCCGACACTGGCTCATTCAACTGGGGTCAGACCATTACTTATGCCTATCTTCCTGTAGATAACGAGGAATTCTTTAAAAAAGATATCACTCTAATTGATTGGCTGGCTCAATACTCATCGGATACGCTAGAATCATTCTTGAGAGGATTTCTAGGGAAAATGCTTTTCTCCGGCGAGGAGATCTTCAAGAAAACAACCGTGCTTTCTGGGGGAGAAAAGATACGCTGTATGATTGCCAAAATGATGCTTCGCAATGCTAATGCAATGATTCTTGATTCACCAACCAACCACCTTGATCTAGAATCTATTCAAGCATTCAATAATACCCTAACAAACTTTAAAGGGGTAATCCTAATGTCATCGCATGACCATGAGTTTATCGAAACCGTTTGTAATCGCATAATCGAAATTACACCGAACGGGATGATTGATAAACGAATGGATTACGACGATTACATTACCAATGAAAAGGTGCAGGAGTTGAGGAATACGATGTATCAATAG
- a CDS encoding DUF86 domain-containing protein: protein MDSEIKTWLYDILQSIKEIESYFEDRPKKFEEYNTDIRTKRAVERDIEIIGEAVNRIMKRDKEFKLENVQKIIGTRNRIAHGYDKISDDLIWSIVINHLPKLKEEITSKLDE, encoded by the coding sequence ATGGATAGCGAAATTAAAACTTGGTTGTACGACATTCTGCAATCGATAAAAGAAATAGAGAGTTACTTTGAAGATAGACCTAAGAAATTCGAAGAATACAATACTGATATAAGAACAAAACGAGCCGTTGAAAGGGATATAGAAATAATTGGAGAGGCCGTTAATAGAATAATGAAAAGAGACAAAGAGTTCAAACTTGAAAACGTTCAAAAAATAATTGGAACAAGAAATCGAATTGCCCATGGCTATGATAAAATTTCTGATGATTTAATTTGGAGCATTGTTATCAATCACCTTCCGAAACTGAAAGAAGAAATTACCTCGAAACTAGACGAATAA
- a CDS encoding ABC transporter permease produces MFKTLLYKEIKNTIITFQFQFITILSVLICSAYIYIGLKEYETRLENYNILKLKSKEEVDNINVFSQLQPLVASQPKVFSIICNGTMGAKGSYLRISPFSVPSKLNNEITYNPYINSGFQFDFNKVVAVLLSLLAILISFNMTSEEQEKGTLKLTLSSFVPKRKIIMAKLLACQIAISITLLAIFFILFLILLFSPSVSLNIDFFFRIVLIFLFYQVYLFTFILIGGLFSILTKRSSTSLIINLFVWLLFTIVIPYGVIFISESVSGNEKMDGYNTQIMALENDANRKLNEWNKTHPKPGPAYTFGYVEFNERDNYFITRGVRQEFFDWCETYFTYRNSLMIDKAEKEYEIEKNILLYKENRRKLNERLLSLSVTNQLSVIVENLCNTSFFDYESYINDLKIYRTTLLSYIESKKGFSSRRWFTDDQTGQDAWVKDPEKFDPNILANDRNIGYKAYLAINVQKDLPERKLNLKDVPVFQNSKISISKSFKNSLFESNFLILFNALLFFLILVLFNKYYVIS; encoded by the coding sequence ATGTTTAAAACTCTTTTATACAAAGAAATTAAGAACACTATTATTACTTTTCAATTTCAATTTATTACAATTTTATCGGTTTTAATTTGCAGTGCATATATATATATTGGACTTAAAGAATATGAGACCCGATTAGAAAATTATAATATTTTAAAATTAAAAAGTAAAGAAGAGGTTGATAATATTAATGTGTTTTCTCAACTACAACCTTTGGTAGCCTCGCAGCCGAAAGTTTTTTCAATTATCTGTAATGGAACAATGGGAGCTAAAGGATCCTACTTAAGAATATCCCCTTTTTCTGTACCGTCTAAACTTAACAATGAAATTACCTATAATCCATATATAAATTCTGGGTTTCAATTTGATTTTAACAAAGTTGTGGCTGTTTTACTATCTCTTTTGGCTATACTTATTTCTTTTAATATGACATCCGAAGAGCAGGAAAAAGGCACCTTAAAGTTAACCCTTAGCAGTTTTGTTCCGAAACGCAAGATAATAATGGCAAAGTTACTGGCTTGTCAAATTGCAATATCAATTACATTACTTGCAATTTTCTTTATACTATTTTTAATATTATTGTTTTCACCAAGCGTTTCACTAAATATTGATTTTTTCTTTCGTATAGTTTTAATATTCTTATTTTATCAGGTTTACTTATTTACATTTATCTTAATTGGAGGATTATTCTCGATACTTACAAAAAGATCATCAACATCTTTAATAATTAACTTATTTGTTTGGTTATTATTTACCATAGTAATTCCGTATGGAGTGATCTTTATTTCTGAATCTGTTTCTGGTAACGAAAAAATGGATGGGTATAATACGCAAATAATGGCTTTAGAAAACGATGCAAATAGAAAATTGAACGAATGGAATAAAACACATCCAAAGCCAGGTCCCGCTTATACCTTTGGGTATGTTGAATTTAATGAACGTGATAATTACTTCATAACGCGTGGAGTTAGACAAGAATTTTTTGATTGGTGTGAAACATATTTTACGTACAGAAACAGTTTAATGATAGATAAGGCTGAAAAAGAATACGAAATAGAAAAAAACATCCTTTTGTATAAAGAAAATCGACGTAAACTAAATGAACGATTACTCTCTTTATCTGTTACCAATCAGCTAAGTGTTATCGTTGAAAATTTATGCAACACTTCCTTTTTTGACTATGAATCATATATAAATGACCTGAAAATTTATAGAACAACTCTGCTTTCATACATTGAATCCAAAAAAGGATTTTCCAGTAGAAGATGGTTTACAGATGATCAAACGGGACAAGACGCTTGGGTTAAAGATCCTGAAAAATTTGATCCAAATATATTGGCGAATGACAGAAATATTGGTTACAAAGCTTATTTAGCAATAAATGTTCAAAAAGATCTTCCTGAACGGAAACTCAATCTTAAAGATGTTCCTGTTTTCCAAAACTCCAAAATTAGCATTAGCAAATCTTTTAAAAATTCACTTTTTGAATCTAACTTTTTAATTCTGTTCAACGCGTTACTATTTTTTTTAATACTAGTACTTTTCAATAAATATTATGTAATCTCTTAA
- a CDS encoding nucleotidyltransferase codes for MNLIERNIDKIRDLCSRHKVRRLFVFGSVLTDRFKKDSDIDLVVDFQGVDLYEYADNYFDLKESLEKLFKRNVDLLEEKAIKNPYLRQSIDSSKQLVYG; via the coding sequence ATGAACCTGATTGAAAGAAATATCGACAAGATTCGTGACTTATGTTCAAGACACAAGGTGAGGCGGCTATTTGTATTCGGTTCAGTATTGACAGATAGATTCAAAAAGGATAGCGACATTGACTTAGTTGTAGACTTTCAAGGTGTAGACCTTTACGAATATGCAGACAACTATTTTGATTTAAAAGAATCATTAGAGAAACTTTTTAAACGCAATGTGGATTTATTGGAGGAAAAAGCAATCAAAAATCCATATTTAAGACAATCCATTGATTCATCAAAGCAACTAGTTTATGGATAG
- a CDS encoding ABC transporter ATP-binding protein gives MLQIINLTKLYANDVLAVNNLNLEVQRGEIYCMLGANGAGKTTTVNMIFNFTPPTSGKILVNDIDVTIDPLAAKKHLAYVSENVMLYENFSAIQNLDYFSRLGGVKNYSKANYTAILSKVGLPENAHERRIKTFSKGMRQKCGIAIAIAKNSDLIILDEPTSGLDPRSAREFMNLLFQLRKEGKTILMTTHDIFRAKEIANKVGIMSKGNLVLEMSSEEIKKVDLEKMYMEYVEI, from the coding sequence ATGCTCCAGATAATAAATTTAACTAAACTCTATGCCAATGATGTTTTGGCTGTTAACAACCTAAATCTTGAAGTACAAAGAGGGGAGATTTATTGTATGCTTGGGGCCAATGGTGCCGGGAAGACAACAACAGTTAACATGATTTTCAATTTCACACCCCCAACCAGCGGTAAGATTTTAGTAAATGACATTGATGTAACTATTGATCCACTTGCGGCAAAAAAGCATTTGGCTTATGTTTCTGAAAATGTTATGCTTTACGAGAATTTCTCGGCAATTCAAAATCTAGATTACTTTTCAAGGTTAGGTGGGGTTAAAAATTATTCCAAAGCTAATTATACAGCTATTTTAAGTAAGGTTGGATTACCAGAAAATGCTCACGAAAGAAGAATTAAAACATTTTCGAAGGGAATGAGACAAAAATGTGGAATTGCAATAGCAATAGCAAAAAACTCCGATCTCATTATTTTGGATGAACCAACTTCGGGTTTAGATCCCAGAAGTGCAAGAGAATTCATGAATCTTTTGTTTCAACTCCGAAAAGAAGGTAAAACGATTTTAATGACAACCCATGATATTTTTAGAGCGAAGGAAATAGCCAATAAGGTTGGCATTATGTCAAAAGGAAATTTAGTGCTGGAAATGAGTTCTGAGGAAATTAAAAAAGTGGATCTTGAAAAAATGTATATGGAGTATGTTGAAATCTAA
- a CDS encoding UpxY family transcription antiterminator, with product MNEPFWHILYVKPRTEKIVQKKLEEVNFNVFLPLVNHLRVYKTAKKKILLPLFTGYIFVFVKAGYRHQITAIPEVYRFIKFRDEYAKISDEEIINLKLLVNHIKDYNEFQSEVIFQSGSRVEVTEGPFRGMKGRMIMRSGKRRIVIAIEAIKQSISVEINATDLRKLECSNMDELAGYV from the coding sequence ATGAATGAGCCATTTTGGCACATACTATATGTAAAGCCAAGAACGGAAAAAATTGTTCAAAAAAAATTAGAAGAGGTAAACTTTAATGTTTTTCTTCCATTAGTGAATCATTTGCGTGTTTATAAAACGGCAAAGAAAAAGATACTCCTTCCATTATTTACAGGATATATTTTCGTGTTTGTTAAGGCTGGGTATCGTCATCAAATAACTGCAATTCCTGAAGTGTATCGGTTTATAAAATTCAGAGATGAATATGCCAAAATATCTGATGAAGAAATTATTAACCTCAAATTACTTGTAAACCATATTAAAGATTACAACGAATTTCAATCAGAAGTAATATTCCAATCAGGAAGCCGTGTGGAGGTAACCGAAGGTCCTTTTCGGGGAATGAAAGGCAGAATGATTATGAGGAGCGGAAAGCGAAGGATAGTAATTGCAATAGAGGCCATTAAACAATCTATTTCAGTTGAGATTAACGCAACAGATCTTCGTAAATTAGAATGCTCCAACATGGATGAATTAGCGGGTTACGTCTAA
- a CDS encoding GNAT family N-acetyltransferase has product MIIRKANLSDAKSIAKIHYESRELELSRTLGRILHESSLKEFERYWKLHFMNLKDETLVCEEANNIIGFITYINGWKDKGSEKILVGVISAIYISPVQLQKGYGMTLIKEAMSKMKDKGTEEVFVWVIDNNNPAIRFYEKVGFAKESVTRVKNHNEAQVIECRYRLFLSQELLNKIMLL; this is encoded by the coding sequence ATGATTATAAGAAAAGCTAACTTATCGGATGCCAAAAGTATAGCAAAAATTCATTACGAATCCAGAGAACTTGAATTGAGCCGTACATTGGGAAGAATCTTACATGAGTCTTCACTCAAAGAATTCGAAAGATATTGGAAGCTGCATTTTATGAATCTTAAGGATGAAACATTAGTTTGCGAAGAGGCTAATAATATCATTGGATTTATTACATATATTAATGGGTGGAAAGATAAAGGTTCTGAAAAAATATTGGTTGGAGTAATATCTGCAATTTATATATCTCCTGTGCAATTACAAAAAGGTTATGGAATGACTCTCATAAAGGAGGCTATGTCCAAAATGAAAGATAAAGGGACTGAAGAAGTATTTGTGTGGGTAATTGATAATAACAACCCTGCTATTCGCTTTTATGAAAAAGTGGGTTTTGCCAAAGAGTCTGTAACTCGTGTAAAAAATCATAATGAAGCACAAGTAATTGAGTGCAGATATCGGTTATTCTTATCACAAGAATTATTAAATAAGATAATGCTTTTATAA